Genomic segment of Arachis stenosperma cultivar V10309 chromosome 4, arast.V10309.gnm1.PFL2, whole genome shotgun sequence:
ACCTGTTTTCATAAGGGCTTCCATCCTAGAAAGAAGTCTTTTGTTTTGCACGATCGGTGTCTCGTTGAGATCTACTTCCCTTAGGTTGCCATTTGAACCTTTCGAAGCAGAAAGACCCGCAAACTCGGAAGTTGTCTCTGCATGAGCGATGTCCATGGCTAGTTTTGCTTCTGAAGGGAAGAACAATCTTGCAAATGCCACTGCACAAAGCAGCAATACTTAATATGATGGTTTGAGCATAAAATAACCCATGAAAACATAACAAAATCAGTTAAAACATGattcaaagtatttaaaaaCAATATATCGAATCTCCTGTGAGAATTCAATAAGCAGCATCAAGATGGAAGAACATCAATGGATACCTCTGTTCTCCAGGTATAGTAGCTTCATGTGTAGATCGTCGGCCATTGTATGGGAAGAAGTTGTAGCATCCCCAGCCAATGGATTCCTTCTCATTTCTCTTTCAAGAACATCGATGCATATTCTATCTTTGTTTGTCTCCTTCCCCTGTTCTGTTTTCGCATGATAATCCTTTGGCCTTGTCAACCTCCTGCAAATACTAACAGCACTCTGGCCATCCGAAGTCAAATCCGATGCACAAGCTCCTTTTGAGAGAAGTGATACTATAATAGAAGGTTCTTTACGCATGGCGGCTATATGAAGCACCGAGTACCCCCGAGAATTCCGAAGATTTACATCAGCCAGACCCAAACTAAGTACCTCAGAAACAACCTTGGGATCACAGTATGCTGTAGCATAATGGAGAGCATTGGCTTTATCTAATGTAATGTCTGACTCGTGTAAAAGAAGTTTAACAAGCTCAACATCATCCGAGTCCAATGCTTTATGTATTCTAGTGATCCGTTTTAGACACAAAGGATCAACTACAGGAACATCTACAGAAGCATCGGTTTCCATATCTTGCTGTTGGTTTTGGCGGAGCAACTTAACCTTTTCCACGAGCTCATAGGGAAGCTCCTTCTCGATTGAGATCTGGTCAATGTCTGAGCGTACCACCCTGTCGACACACTGAGTGACAAGCTGATTCAATTTACAATGGAAAGCAACCATGAGGATTGGGATGACATCTTCCACAAGAGCCTTCCCTACAAAGTTAAGAAGACGTCGCTGCCATAATCCAAAGTATTAATTAGCTCCTCGATCCGTTAGCATGATAAGACACAAATCGTTATTAGTTTAGATGCTTTACAAGTATTTTCCCATGCATTACCAAAACATGTGATGTCCAGTTATTCAGTACCCTGGAAAAGCTAAGGATGACAATACCGGGGCCTATGCATAAGATGCCAGGTACAAGGCATGCGCCTAAACAAAGTGATATATTTGGTAAGTCAATTATAAAGTTAATTTTATATTCCCTCGGAAAGAAAAAAATCTGAAAGTTAGGCCTAACTAAAGATAGGTTAATCGTATTGGATCAAGATCCTCTAAAGTGAGGAAGTTGATAAAGTGGTAAAGAGATAATCACTCTTAAATTAAGATAGTGGGGCATACATTTCATGTAAGTTACAAATCAATGGTGATTAATCCTTCACTTTACCAACTTCTTCACTTTAGATAGTCCAAATTCAATCATATTAGCTGTGAGgaaattaaataaatctcaataATCAATTCATGTGTTCTGAGAAATCCAATGAATCTTAATTCTTATTGAGAACTATGGTTATAGCCTGGCCGATAACACGACTCTAGAAGATAAAATCTACTACTAATTCTTTTTATAAACCTCTTAACTCTAGTTCTCTAAATGAATCCACAAACAAGTAGAGTAGAGAAgatgaaatcaaattttggtaAATATCTATTACAATAGCTCAACTTTGTCAAAGTCTATTGCAAATCTTTTACATAGCCGATCTCAAATTCGGATATAAGGGAATGGTTGTGTTATGTACTTGAAAACAAAAGTTGAATCTTATAGCATGGATTAATTAAAGTATAATCCATAACGTTTGATGTTTTCTTATATCAATATCATCATAGATAGAATATTTACCTGGAAAAGCGATACCAGCTCCGGTATTTGAAAAATGGAAGATGCATACATCAACTCCACAGCAAAGTTAATTGCAGGTCTACAAGCAGCATGTGCACACACATTGTCAACACATGTTGACACCTCCATTGGAGAAGGCTTGAGTTTACCGGTATACACATAACCAAGGAAAATTTGAAAAGCTTCGTATCCAACATTGCCATAAGGCAATAAATCACTCATGGAGTACTTCAATTTCCCTTCTTTATCTGAAGATCCTTTTTCACTCTTGAACAATTCATGGAAGAACTTACTTCTAGAGGCCAGAATGCATCGATGAACACCGACCGGAATTTCTTCCACAATGATCTCGGCATCACTATAGTCACAAGCAGGATCAATCAAAAGCTGCTCCAAACTGGAGCTAAGCTTACTCAAACTGATAACATCAAGATTATGTCCAGGATCAGCACCGAAGGAGGGACATATGTTGTGGCTAACAGAGCCATTCGATAAGTGCGAAGACGATGTAAAGCTCAAAGACGAAGAGGGTTCAGCTGAATTAGCCATTCAACCCGAGAACCTAATTGTCCCTAGCAGGCTAGAACATCTCTTATGATTGCAGAAACCAAAAACTCAAATTTCTCTCTGAGATAGATTCCCCAAAACTTCTCTAACTACTAATTAGACGGATATTGGTGTGATAAATAAGGTCTTGAATTTCCAGCAGAGACCtaatgaaaacaaaaagcaacctATAAATAGAAACCATATATGCTAATCTGAACAAGTGTTAGCTGCAAAATCTTATGTCACAAAAAAACATGACATCCAAACCACTCACAACAAAACTGTATGAAAAGGAAGTACGCACTTCAACTCAAATCACGCTTTTTGAAGGTAAGTTGACAATAGTCAACCCTCAACTGAGAACAGGAGTACACCCCCAACCAATTTTCCTTCAAAGATAATAGAAACCCCCTTTTTGTATTTCCAGCGCAACCAAAATAGCATAAATCaaacaaacaacaacaaaaaaaaatccagAAGCTATTCTCTCAATTGaagaatgaaaaaaagaaaaaccttTGAGGTAGAATCAGTGAAGTTCAAGTATACTCGACACCCCAGAAGACCAAATTCTGAGAAACTGGCACCAGATCCATCCAAATCAGAGAAAGGTTCAAACTTTGACAAGCCCAGAAAACCAATCAGAGACAAAAGGGAATCAGCGCGCAAAAGACGgaacaaaataaacaaagaagGTACAAGTTGAAGTCAAAGCATGAGAATCGAGTGAgggaaaagagaagagagaatgaAAGTGGGAAGAAGAGCAATAGTATTGGGTTCACATCACATCAATGGAggaaagaaagggaagaagagcATCCTGGAAGGTTCGTTTATCGTTGTCagaggagaagagaggagagagagaagaggagggTGAAGTTGTTTGGATGACGAAAGAGGTGACGTCAGCGTCCCCAGCTGGGGTTGGATTGCGTCACCGCtattgaaagaaagaaagagtgGTTTGCGTAAATTGATGAAGAGAAGAACGTAACACTAAGGTTCTGAAAATTGGACCGGACTGGCCGGTCGAACCGGTAGATCGGCGATGTATATGATTCGGTCCGATGCTAAATAATCACTTATTtgtaaactgttataaaatcgTTGAACCGGTTGAAAATCTGCCGATTGAACCGAATCGATAACCGGTCGTTCTTGTTGAACGGTgctgttttccttttttttttttaaagtatataTCCATTTTGATcctcaaaaaatttttaactggacactttagtccccaactaaaattaattactcgattagtccctaacaattaactccgtcagtcacttaggtcctttactccgttaattctaacggaggacaaaataatccctgacaactctaacaggggacaaaatggtccctgatcTCCTCTGTTTGGAAATGACACTGTTCTCTCCCAATTTCCATTATATCTCGCATAACACTAACAATCTAAGACTGTAACTTCAAGCTACACAATGCACACTCTATAAATTTAATGTTCATAAGAAAAAAATCCTCCACGGGTTGAGTTGCTGATGTGATTTGTAATTTTAGAAAGATTAAATACTAGAGATAGATTATGTAAGTTTAAGATTGTACCAGAAGCGGAATCCTTTTGTGTCTTATGTAAGGATAGATTGAAGATGGTACATCGCTTGTTTTTTCATGTGATCGTATATGAAAGTTGTGGGGATCAATCTTGGTGGATTGGAGTGTGATTTGGGTTTGGCCAGGAACCACCAAAGAATGCTTTGTGGTGTGGATGGATAGAAAGATAAGGAAAGATATGAAAGAAGTGCTGGATGgtgttatttttttctataatatGATGCACATGGAGATGTAGAAATAACATTATTTGTAATAATAGAGTATTTGTATTACAGAAGTTAAAGGAGGAAGTTGTAGAATGCACAAATTGATGGTGTCAAGATCGACAATATAGGAGTAATTGATGTACTTATGAGTGCAAATATCAAGTCTAAGGTGAATAAGAAGACATATGAAGTTGATCTTTGATGCATGATTTACTGATCTATGAAAAAGGACAATAATTCTGCAGAGTAAAAGTTGGAAGGAGAATGATCATGATTTGATGTTGTATAACTGATCGGATTCATCTTGAAGTGTCTTTGGAGGAGCTAAAATCATTATATTCTTTTGCTCCCTGTTTGTTGCTTTATGCtagtttttatgttttctttgtAGTTATTGTTCTGTTTTTGTTACTGTTTTCTGGAACTACGCCCACTTTGTTTGGAATTGGGTGGAGAtgtaattatctaaaaaaaagaaaaaaaatcattaacttgttctcaaccaattcatactTAGAAAACTAATACCTATATCTCTAAACTAGTTGTCATTTTTGATGGATCCTATGAATCCAGACAGTAAGTCATTTGTTAAGACTTCGAAAAGGAAGGAATGAAGCACTCAGTgtctatttcaaatgagaaGTTGCATATGATGTCAAAGGAGAATCTTCTCATGATGTCCTAATGTCCAACAATCTATATTGCTTGCCGGAGAGTGGAGAAAGGCATGCCCTTAGAGTAGTTGTGAAACTTGATCTTGAGGATGTCGTGGACGTTGTCGGGGTTGGAGATGATGTTATCAAAGACGTGAAAGTGGATGCTTTTGGTGGGTGAAgtgcagaggaggtggatgtacCAGTCACAAAGATTTAGGAAGTGTGTGGTCCATGACATGTTGAAGTAGGTGCGACACGTGTGACAATTACACCATGGCTTAATCTTGGAGCTAAAGAgggggaagaaaaagatggaaaagaagactgtgcaggtgaagaaggagagtatgaatgttagggttatgcgagatatgataaaaattgggGAAAAACATTGTCGTTTTTGAATAAAGGGGTTAGGGATCATTTTGTCCcttgttagagttgtcagggatCATTTTGTCCTATGTTAGAGTTTTCAGGAACCATTTTGTCTTCCGTTAGAGTTGACGGAGCCAAGAACCTAAGTGACTGACAGAATTAATTGTTAGAGACCAattgagtaattaattttagttaaggACTAAAATGTCtgatttgaaattttttgaggaccaaaatgggtatatactctttttttaaaaagacaCCCCATGGTTCAGCCTCACTCACTAACCGTCTCACCCCCTTCCCCCAATACAACCCCCCCTTTTCGTGAATCACTGTGACCCTCTGAACTCTGAAGCAAAGCCAAACCCTAGGTTCTCCCTGCAACGGATCTGCCGCAGTGCCGCCGCCGTCCGTGCTGTCGGCGCCTCCGCGGCTTCCTCCTTCCAGCTGTGCCGAGCCCAGGTCCTCTCTTGTAGCTCGGTGTCTTCCTTCCCCCCTGTTCCTGTCCTCCGTGGCTTCTCTATTCGAGGCTTGGAGTAGCTCGCCGCCGTGTTGCCGCTCGTCGTCGTCTCCCCGGTCGCCGTCCGTGTCTCCGTCGAAGGTTAGTGGCATTGCTTTCACTTCTTTCgttcttctcttccttttatgcTCTGTTTGCTGATTTTTAATGTGAAATTGTTAAATTGCTAATTTTTGCTGATTTTGTGATGATGCTCTTTTTTTAATTCAGgaaatttttgttgaaattttcTTGTTGCTgctaaaaatgaaaattaaatcaTTATTGGAATTTTTGTTTAGGGATTAGGGATTACTTGTTGCGATTTTGTAATATTTGTTGAAATTTCAGGTTTAGTGTGATTAGGGATTACTTGCTGCTGATGAAATTTCAAGTTTAGTGTAATTAGGGATTACTTGTCGCTGTTTTGTAATGTTTGTTGCTGAATGCTAAAAATGGAAATCAAATCAAATGctgttttatattttcaaatggCTGTTGTTAACTTTTGTGCAGAAAGATGTTGGTCGTTCCAAGTTTTCAAAGTCCCTTTCTGTACCTGGGAGAAATTTTGTTATTGTAAGATCCATCTCCTTTTCTACCCGTAGTGAACAGGATCGGCAAGATACAAATGATGATATGTTCCCTCTAAGGCCTCACTAAAgtcatatatattttatgtacTTCCAGTTTTGTAGTTCTACTTTCTGTTTTTAAATTCACAGTGAAGAAATCTAATCCATTTTCCAAgctttacatttcaagcaaaAAATGGGTTGTGTTTATTATTCCACCTAGTGTTGTGGTTCCCCGTTCCTGTCTTCATTCTTTTATGGGTTAGAAATTATGAATGATCTCAATTAGTTGCTAGTGTTTGAAAATATTGTATGTTGATAATAGACAAAATGATAGCCACTTTTATGAGTACGAGTATATTACACTGCTGGGATATTTTACTTAGTTCCTGAGTGGTTGTCTTGTTAGTAACATTTTAGTTAGAGTGCCATTTTATTAGCTTATTGTCACTTTAAATCTTCTACAAAATAGTTTAACACACTAAAACAAGTTTTTCATGTTGgcatttaatatttaaatattttttttactatttaactTTTGAATTTGTAGTTTGATAAGATCATATGGATTTGGTTGATAATATTTCATGtagtattttaaatttggaagatattttaagttttatattagactataattatattttaggatgtttatttataatttatttattattctattctaaAATGGTTTTTCGATTGAACCACTAATTGAACCGATTAAACCAATAAACCAATAACTAGACGATTTGATGACCGATCCGGTTTTCTGAACCTTGTTAAAAACAGAGTAAAAAGGAGTAATAATAAAGTTTGCTtcttttatgtatatatatatatatatagagagagagagagagagagagagagagaatcatGGCGCAACATGATGACCTCAGCGCGCCACCGCGGCCGCTGCCACCGTCTCCATCTCCCACTAAGACCGATCCGCGTACAATTCACGCACGGGCTATAAAATCAGTTGCTTTACTCGAAATTGGAGAGTTTGGCATCCTACTCTGTCCGCGTGTTCAGCCAAATCCGGAGTCCCAACGTTGTGTCATGGACCGCACTTGTCTCCGCCAACTCCAATACCCTCCTCGCCCTCCGTTACTTCGTTTCCATGCTTCGCCACCCAACACTCCCCAACAATCGCACCCTTACCTCCCTCTTCCGCACCTCAGCTGCACTCTCTGCCCTCCCCTTTGCCCTTTCCCCCCACTCCCTCTCCCTCAAGCTCGCCCtttccagtgatccttttgccgGTTCTGCGCTACTCAGTTTTTACTTCAAGTGCCGTATGCCGCACCACGCACACAAGGTATTCGATGAAATACCTGATAGAGATAGTGTTTGTTATTCCGCTATGATCGTGGGTCTAGCTCAGAATTCCCGCTCTGTGGATGTGCTTCTGGTTTTGGCTGACATGAGGCATCGTGGTTTTGCATCCACAGAGCATAGCGTTTCGGGGGGTCTGCGTGCTGCTGCTGAGCTGGCAGCATTGGAGCAGTGTAGAATGATACACGGGCATGAGGTTGTTGCTGGGTTTGATTCAAATGTGGTGGTGGGCAGTGCTCTGGTTGATGGTTATGGTAAAGCCGGCGTTGTTGAGAATGCAAGGCAGGTTTTTGAGGAAAATTTGGCTTGGATGAATTTAGTGGGTTGGAATGCTATGATGGCCGGTTATGCCCAGCAAGGAGATCATAAATCTACTTCCGAACTGTTTGATTCAATGGAATGCCAAGGACTGGTGCCGGATGAGTATAGTTTTCTGGCAATGTTG
This window contains:
- the LOC130973970 gene encoding BTB/POZ domain and ankyrin repeat-containing protein NPR1-like; protein product: MANSAEPSSSLSFTSSSHLSNGSVSHNICPSFGADPGHNLDVISLSKLSSSLEQLLIDPACDYSDAEIIVEEIPVGVHRCILASRSKFFHELFKSEKGSSDKEGKLKYSMSDLLPYGNVGYEAFQIFLGYVYTGKLKPSPMEVSTCVDNVCAHAACRPAINFAVELMYASSIFQIPELVSLFQRRLLNFVGKALVEDVIPILMVAFHCKLNQLVTQCVDRVVRSDIDQISIEKELPYELVEKVKLLRQNQQQDMETDASVDVPVVDPLCLKRITRIHKALDSDDVELVKLLLHESDITLDKANALHYATAYCDPKVVSEVLSLGLADVNLRNSRGYSVLHIAAMRKEPSIIVSLLSKGACASDLTSDGQSAVSICRRLTRPKDYHAKTEQGKETNKDRICIDVLEREMRRNPLAGDATTSSHTMADDLHMKLLYLENRVAFARLFFPSEAKLAMDIAHAETTSEFAGLSASKGSNGNLREVDLNETPIVQNKRLLSRMEALMKTVEMGRRYFPHCSEVLDKFMEDDLPDLFYLEKGTQEEQRIKRTRFMELKDDVHKAFTKDKAEFSRSGISSSSSSSSLRDSVHYNKARKV
- the LOC130974566 gene encoding pentatricopeptide repeat-containing protein At4g33170-like, whose product is NQLLYSKLESLASYSVRVFSQIRSPNVVSWTALVSANSNTLLALRYFVSMLRHPTLPNNRTLTSLFRTSAALSALPFALSPHSLSLKLALSSDPFAGSALLSFYFKCRMPHHAHKVFDEIPDRDSVCYSAMIVGLAQNSRSVDVLLVLADMRHRGFASTEHSVSGGLRAAAELAALEQCRMIHGHEVVAGFDSNVVVGSALVDGYGKAGVVENARQVFEENLAWMNLVGWNAMMAGYAQQGDHKSTSELFDSMECQGLVPDEYSFLAMLTALYNAGMFLEADQWLTRMKVDYGLQPTLVHYTCLVGAMARAGHLEQAERVALTMPYEPDAAVWRALLSACAFHGEADKAWSMARRVLELEPLDDSAYVIVANVLSAAERWDDVAELRKMLRDRRVKKQGGRSWIEIQGKVHVFAAGDWKHERSAEIYRKLQEIMGEIEKLGYVPIWDELLHNVEEERRKEALWHHSEKLAVAFGVLCGSAPPGKPLRIVKNLRICKDCHEAFKYMTRILEREIIVRDVNRYHRFVDGNCTYRDIW